In a genomic window of Dyadobacter fermentans DSM 18053:
- a CDS encoding T9SS type B sorting domain-containing protein codes for MKHKLLILFLLGIFSLFKQEVSGQGSSARTGATQSFCGTTGAFTVTPEVGCAPMKVDIESQMTNGVNVTYSYDFDRNSNNPPAPADRSYALTHTYNTPGTYTILQYGSAGGTGFSECKEVTVKETRGPKAELIACSSGKVRVTLGDDAITKAYDAVTINWGDGKSENVNLKTSTAAFFEHTYAAAGNIPAITLKGSYANSTCAAEVNATTLTAGAPQSLAAIRIRSVEMPANGDAKVIYDGMEGIETKVYIALGNGDFIFTNKTGQTGGAQSVTVPLLDPKLVYRFQLWSTDICGNVVKSPIVSSIAIKQGGLSLDEIISMEWENETNTDGLVEYQLKRDGAVIFTTPDKRSYEDTGVKCGNTYQYEIVAIIENDVRSYSAPISLEPKTSAPGDITNAVVTVKDNNTIGTKVELSGEGLTSAYNLIVERALLGSGSFEVVSPANNQSLQWDDANVSTSQNSYCYRFQYENACKMKSPSFSAPVCSILLTTRTPDIVWNGEAPFLSAVGTYDLQQVDEGGSLINVISKGTSTNHTLDLASQSDFGYRVEAKSADGNFTSLSNLLNFRSEAIILVPDAFTPNGDAYNERFEVKAYFVKEFSMSIFSRWGEVIYHTKDITEGWDGNFKTGEAPGGYYLYKIEATNATGQTVVKNGSFMLIR; via the coding sequence ATGAAACATAAGCTACTGATCCTATTTTTGTTGGGCATTTTTTCGCTTTTTAAGCAAGAAGTTTCAGGTCAGGGCAGCAGCGCGAGGACGGGAGCTACACAGAGTTTTTGCGGCACAACGGGCGCTTTCACGGTAACGCCCGAGGTAGGCTGCGCACCGATGAAGGTCGATATTGAGAGCCAGATGACCAATGGAGTGAATGTTACGTATTCCTATGATTTCGATCGAAACAGTAACAATCCACCCGCCCCGGCGGACCGTTCCTATGCATTAACACATACCTACAATACCCCCGGCACATACACCATCCTTCAATACGGCAGCGCCGGCGGCACGGGTTTCAGTGAATGTAAGGAAGTGACTGTGAAAGAAACCCGCGGTCCCAAAGCCGAACTCATCGCTTGTTCCAGCGGAAAAGTGCGGGTTACGCTCGGAGACGATGCCATTACGAAAGCCTATGACGCCGTAACGATCAACTGGGGCGACGGGAAAAGCGAGAATGTGAACCTGAAAACAAGCACGGCTGCGTTTTTCGAACATACTTACGCCGCTGCGGGCAATATTCCTGCCATTACATTAAAAGGTTCTTACGCCAATAGCACTTGTGCGGCGGAAGTAAACGCGACTACACTTACGGCCGGCGCGCCGCAGTCATTGGCCGCTATCCGCATACGAAGCGTAGAAATGCCCGCCAACGGCGACGCGAAGGTGATTTACGACGGGATGGAAGGAATCGAGACCAAGGTTTACATCGCGTTGGGTAACGGCGATTTTATTTTTACCAATAAAACCGGCCAAACCGGCGGCGCGCAATCGGTAACAGTGCCGCTACTGGACCCGAAACTCGTGTACCGCTTCCAGCTCTGGTCGACGGACATTTGCGGAAATGTGGTTAAAAGCCCGATTGTGAGCAGCATAGCGATCAAGCAGGGCGGTTTGTCGCTGGATGAGATCATTTCCATGGAATGGGAAAACGAAACGAATACCGATGGTTTGGTAGAATATCAGCTCAAAAGGGACGGTGCGGTGATTTTCACGACGCCCGACAAACGCTCGTATGAAGATACCGGCGTCAAATGCGGCAACACCTACCAGTACGAAATTGTGGCGATCATTGAAAACGATGTACGTTCCTATTCCGCCCCCATTAGTCTGGAACCCAAGACTTCCGCCCCCGGAGATATTACCAATGCAGTGGTGACGGTGAAAGACAATAACACCATCGGAACCAAGGTGGAGCTCTCGGGCGAAGGGCTTACGAGCGCCTATAATCTGATCGTGGAACGCGCATTGCTGGGATCGGGGAGCTTTGAAGTGGTGTCGCCGGCTAACAACCAGAGCCTGCAATGGGACGATGCGAATGTGAGTACTTCTCAAAATTCATATTGCTACCGGTTCCAATATGAGAATGCCTGCAAGATGAAATCGCCGTCGTTCAGCGCGCCGGTTTGCTCCATTTTGCTCACCACCCGCACTCCCGACATTGTCTGGAATGGCGAAGCGCCTTTCCTCAGTGCTGTCGGGACCTATGATTTGCAGCAGGTTGACGAAGGCGGCAGCCTGATCAACGTCATTTCAAAAGGAACGTCCACTAATCATACGCTCGATCTGGCATCGCAATCGGATTTCGGCTACCGTGTTGAAGCGAAATCTGCGGATGGCAATTTTACAAGTTTGTCCAATTTGCTCAATTTCAGGAGCGAAGCGATTATCCTCGTACCCGACGCATTCACGCCGAACGGGGATGCTTATAACGAGCGGTTCGAGGTGAAGGCTTATTTTGTCAAAGAATTCAGCATGTCGATTTTCAGTCGCTGGGGCGAAGTGATTTACCATACGAAAGATATCACCGAAGGCTGGGACGGCAATTTCAAAACGGGCGAAGCGCCGGGCGGTTATTACCTCTACAAGATTGAAGCGACAAATGCTACCGGCCAGACGGTCGTCAAAAATGGTAGCTTTATGCTAATAAGATAG